In Lolium rigidum isolate FL_2022 chromosome 7, APGP_CSIRO_Lrig_0.1, whole genome shotgun sequence, the DNA window AAGTGGATTGGCTGGTTGGATACTGAACGGCAGCAGTGAGTCATGCACTGCACTGCACTGGGAGGTCTCGGTACTAGTAGTAGGAttaattagggcatgtacaatggcgaTGACTCAGCTGTCTGTAAGGGGTAGTTATtggtgattttggtgatgtggaggaaagagaatgaggagagagagggaggctgtCTGTAAAGTTACGTGACGATCCAGTAGGCTTCTTACAGACGGCTTACAGACagcatttttgttgttgtatgaagggtgtctatTACTTATACTCACACATGGTTATGGCTAAAAATAGATAATTTACAGACAAACCACTGTAGACACTGTCTATACTACTGTCTATATCTGATATGGAGTGCTATTACAGTCACGATCCGTCtagaccattgtacatgcccttaggtgCCCCGAGCAGATGTAGATGTCTGCTTTTCTTGTTTCGAGACGGCGAAGAAGAACAAAGGAAGCATCGAGCGTGCAAAGGGTCAATCATTGGGGACGGCGTGGTGTTGAATCCGCAGCGAGCAAAGGAAATTATTAGGGGAAAATCATGCGGCAGGCAGTCATAAATCATCTTGGGGAAAATCGTGCGCGTTCCCAAGGACTCGACTCAATCAAGCGAGCAAAACCCGCCCGCACGCACCGGACTCTAGTCAATCCCTCCGACGCGGCGACTCAAATCCCGTACGCAATAAAGCACTCTCCCTCCGAAGAGGCACGCGTCAACACAAACGACCCATCGAAGCGGCCCCTGTCGTGCAGCCGAGAACAAATGGTGGGCTGCTGACCTGGCGCACGCTTCCTGAGTCCGTGACCGACTCGAATTCCCGCGGGAAGCAAATCTCCAAACACTCGGCGTTCCACCACGGTTACAAAATTCGTCCTTTGCCAGGCACGATGACGATCCCATCCATACAGTTCAGTTCAGTTCGTTGACTGCGAAACTTGCTCCAGCTCCAGCAGAGGCAATGGCTGCCCATCCTTACTCGCCGGCGGGCCTGGACCTCCCGGGCTACGTGCCGCAGCGCCTCTCCCAGCTCGAGATCCTCGGGCCCTACCTCGGCACCTCCCTCTTCGTTCTCCTCGCCgtctggctcctctccggtaaaCACCTCCGCGGATCCCGACCCGGCTCTAGCTACATCTCATCGGGTCATCAGCTCACACGCCTTTGGTTCGCGCGCAGGGAGATGCAGCAGACTGTCCAaggtcgacaggctgctcatgtgCTGGTGGGCGTTCACCGGACTGACCCACCTCGTCGTCGAGGGGTCCTTCGTCTTCACCCCTGATTTCTTCTCCAAAGAGAACCCAAGTTACTTCGACGAATCCAGTTAAGTTCATTGCCAGGCTCGTCTCCCATTTCCCCTCCCAACAACACCACTGTTTTCATTGTCCAATTAGTTCAGCGCAGAGTCCAGATGGAGTTTCGCTGAACCCGTTTCTTTCGTGTTGTGCAGTGAAGGAGTACAGTAAGGGTGACTCCAGGTACGTTGCGAGggacaccgccaccgtcaccctcGAAGCCATCACGGTTCTGTTGGAAGGCCCTGGATCGCTGCTTGCAGTGTACGTCTCCTCGTCTTGTTTACGGTCCCTGCTTGCGTAGCAGTAGTACTGCACTTTCAGTTTTTCTGACATTGTGTCAGTGGGGTCAAGTTATTGTTCTGTAGCTAGTACTTTGTTGGTGATTCTGCCATCGTCCTAAGCCTCAATCATAGTATTTCTGAAATTTAATACTCAACATGGCACTTCCAAATTTTGTGGGGTCAAGTTATTGTTGGCTAGTTAGCCTCTGTTAGTGAAGGTCATTCAAACCACAGTTATGCAAGAGTCTTAAGACATCTGCATCACTCAGATTTCAGACTTGATTATAAACACCTTTCTTTTACGATGATGTGAGGCCCTGatctccatgacaaatcatcattGGGCCACCCTTCGAATTAAGATTTGATGTCAACTAAATGACTAATGGAAGTACACAATCTGATGTAACGTCCGACCAATAGATGTTGGACAGAGCATATGCTTATGCTCAAATCCGCAAGTAGTGTGGCCCTCCTGTACTAAACCTAGTGTTGTGTTTACATGATATGAGGCAGGAAAGATAATGTGATGCCCACAAATTACAGAATTCATGAATACATGGAGGCTGTTTTCATGTGCTTCCCTTGTCGGTACTTTTGATGGCCCTAGAATAAACAACCATCTTGATGATTTCAGTACTCTACTGAATCTAGACAAGATATTACAGTCATACACAAATAACATATTCTAACAGAAATCAGGTGTGATTAGTCCCAATAGTGCTTATAAAATTCGTGCATATAACCTGTAAGGTCCATCAACTTAGTGTTGCTATTAATTTTCAAAACATTAATATTTGTATGATTCTACAGATTGATGTTCTTCTCAGATTGATTTTCAAAGCATCTAGATTTTAGTGATATTGCTCTTACCACAAACTTCCTGCTTGCAGCTATGCTATTGCATCCCGGAAGTCCTATAGCCATATCCTCCAGTTCACGGTGTGTCTGGGTCAGCTCTATGGATGCATTGTGTACTTTGCTACCGCCTATTTGGATGGCTTCAACTTCTGGGCCAGTCCCTTCTACTTCTGGGCATACTTTGTTGGAGCGAACAGTTCGTGGGTTGTGATACCGTTGCTTATCGCCAGAAGGAGCTGGAAAAAGATCTGCACTGCGATTCATCAAACGGAGAAGGTGAAGACTAAGTAGTGCTATCAATAGACTGGGGTTTGGCTGCAACCAGGACACACCGCGCCACTTTGCTCACGACATTAAATTTGGTCTGTTTTTTCTACGGCATACGACTCCTTGCGTTTTAGTTTGGTAATTTATGATGGCACATTAAACACCAAGAAAACTGAGACTGGAGAGCAAACAAATATATTTTTCTGGGGATAAAACTAAATCATTTTCATTTTTCCATCATCCGAATTCCTTATACTGTATGCTGCTAAATTCGAATCTCAAAAAAAGAATCCGCCATAGCGCACTTGTTTTAAGTAGTACTCTCTCTGATCAATAATAACTGAGTATCATCTAGACGCTTACCAGTTTATAGTATGGTTCAAAGTTTGTAGATATATCTTTCACTGTGGGTAGCGTCAACTTTACCTTCTTTGGCACCTTTCTATATGACTGATACACCTTACTGTACTGTGGGCGGTTCACGGTTCTAAAAGTATGGTTCAAAGTTTGTAGATATATCCTGATCGTGCTGATTATTAACTAAAATGCACCTAGCCCACCAGATAAGAGACCAGTGGCATATATGTGTTACTCGAGCTAGCTAGTGCCAGTGAAGAGTTGTTTGACAATGTATAGAGAGTTGATTAAGAGGCTACTACAAATATTCTTACTTGGATGGAACCA includes these proteins:
- the LOC124670049 gene encoding probable 3-beta-hydroxysteroid-Delta(8),Delta(7)-isomerase — its product is MAAHPYSPAGLDLPGYVPQRLSQLEILGPYLGTSLFVLLAVWLLSGRCSRLSKVDRLLMCWWAFTGLTHLVVEGSFVFTPDFFSKENPSYFDESMKEYSKGDSRYVARDTATVTLEAITVLLEGPGSLLAVYAIASRKSYSHILQFTVCLGQLYGCIVYFATAYLDGFNFWASPFYFWAYFVGANSSWVVIPLLIARRSWKKICTAIHQTEKVKTK